CGTCGCCTTAATGTAACTGAAAGATGTGCTTCCTGTTTATACGTGCAACTCTCACTACTTGGTCGCTCCGTGCATTGATATCTGTGTCATTAGTCAGCTGTTGGAGCTCTCGGCAGCTGATTTTGGCTCTTcgataccaaaaaaaaaatggaaggatGTGGCAGGTGGGGTGGTATTTTCTGACCCCTCCCTCGCTCCCCGCAGGCAGCAGCCTTCTGACGGGCCCGGAGGGGCTGATGGCCAAGGAGCGTGAGAACCTGAAGCGCCTGAAGTGCCTGCGCCGCTACCGGCAGCGCTACGGCGTGGAGGCCCTGCTCCACCGGCAGCTGAAGGAGCGCAGGATGCTGGCGACCGACGGCGCTGCCCAGCAGGTGCGTCCAGCAGCTCGGAGGCTGGGTACGGCCGGAGTCAGAGCCTCGCCTGGAAGCTGGGTCTCTCCTCTCGCGCTTTCCTGGGAGCGATCCCAGGCCAGGTCCGCTCTGGCCCTGCCCGGTTGCGCTGCGCAACACCCGTTCTGCAAGGACATAAAGGTCTGGTCCTGGCCAGCACCCTCAGCATCCACATGTTGGCTGAAACATTGGGGTTCCCTAGAGTCATTTTAAATGGGCACCAAAACTGCAAAACTTAGTGTGGGGTTGGAGAATTCTCCCTTTTGAAAGGAGGGCTCAGTACAGGGTAGCCTGATTTTCATCACTGAAAAATGTGTGGAAAATACTCCTCCTTACGGTGATGAAACCCAGACTCCTGCTAGACCTGTGCGGACCCAAAGGCAGGCTCCTTGCGTCGCACGTGAAACTGAATTTGAAGCTGTGTGGGGCCATTTCTTTGtaaccattttaaaattcaaaagatTCCCTTAACTGATTTCTGAAAGTTGAAAGATAAGTCTGAGAAATCTCATTCTTTTGAGACATACTTCAGAGGTGAAGTTCTTCCTACCAAAATCGAGTCGTGCCTTATTATCTCAGCTCTGTTTAATAAAAGCTTGAATGGCAAGGACATAATGAGGAGCGAGGCTCTGCTGGAGCGGGACTGAGAGTTCGGTCTTGGCGTGTTTTGAAAGCAGGGTGCAAGTGTTGTGTAGCCGAGGGGGGGGTCTCTGGGATAGAGCCGGATGACTCCCCAGCGCAGCTCTGAGCTCTTCTCTTGGACTTGCAGGCACACACCACCCGCTCCAGCCAGAGGTGCTTGGCCTTTGTCGACGATGTCAGATGCTCCAACCAGTCCCTCCCGATGACCAGACACTGCCTTATGCGTATCCTTTgatctgcctgtgctgccttgGGCTGAGCTCCTGACTGCTTGCTGGCGGTTTGAAGCGTGTCTGATCCtcccttgttttttttctctttggccCTAAATCAAGGCCATCGGTTTGCTGTAGCCGTTGGTTTCAAGCAGGAGCCCAGAGGAACCGTCTCCCGGTCTGTTGGCGCTCCCGTCCCCGTGGAACGGCCAATTCGTGTGGGAGCGACAAGCCGGGCTTGCCCTCGCCTCTGCCCGGGCAGGTCCCGCTGCAGCCTTCCTCTGGCGCGCTGGCCGACCAGAGCATCTGAATGGGGTGGCTGCTCCACTTGGAGCTTGCAAGGGAACCTCACAAAACCCGAGGGAGGCACAGGAGAGTTTCTGGCAGCGCGAAAAGCGGGTAGAAGCGAGTCTGCTCTTGGCttggctgcaggtgctgggtgCCAACAGCCATCCTGGGCAGGGTCCGTGAGCTCTCGCTACGAGTCCTGCTGTGGGGGATGTTTGTAGGAAAGGTGGCCTGACTGCTGAAGCATGTGCTCAGGGATTTTTAGGGAGGGCTTGAGTGAGGGAGGGGTTCCTAGCCTGTTTGGGGCTGCCATGGGTCAGCTCAATGTCCTTTCACTCCTTCAAAGGTTCACACACGTGTGTGTTAACGGCCTCAAGCTGTTCGACCTCCTGAAACAGCCTCGACTGCTTGAAGGCCAGCACTGAAATTTCCGCTGGGATCCCCCCCCCCAGGTCAGGGATCCCCGCCCCAACGCGGGATCCACGAGCCGAGCGTTGCCCCGGGTGCATCTGCGCAGCTCTTGTCTAAGAGGGGTTGGGTGGATGCGTCCGGGAGCAGGTTTGGATCCTGTCGGAGCTGCGTTAGCAGCTGTTGCTGGTGTGAGTCAGGAGAAGCTCCGGCGCTGGGTCCCAGAGCGGAGCTGGCAGCCAGGGGGAGGATGAGCTCTTCGTTTTGTTTGAGCTCttcgttttgttttgttttactgaagtTGGCAGGCTCAACTCCAGCTATGTGCAGGGAGCAGCCCGGGGAGCAGGAAGCCGCCTTTGTTTCTCTCTAGTGACCGTATACTTCAAAATAAAGACAGGATAAATACCTATAAAACGGTTTGAGCAAGTTGCTGTCTGCAGCTGGCTCGCTTTGAGGAGGGCAGGCCGAGAAGGGAGTGGAAAAAGCGAGGTTTGATTTCCTTACGTCTAAGCTGTCAGCTGACTTTCACTGACACAAACAAGATTTTACTTTGGTTAGCCCCGCTGAGCCGATAACATCTGCAGTCTGCTCTGCTTTGTGCATTGTCGGGAGGCTCTTgggctttgtttgcttttcaggagCCGGATTGTTTGTGACAATGCATTAAAGGGACTGAACCCAGCTGGGCTGTTGGGCTCCAGGTGGAGCGTGTGATTTTTGTCATCTTGGCAATTCATGCTTTTTGGCTACCAATAAAGTCAGTGCTTGATCTGGGAGTCATTCAGAGAGATAAAAATCTGGCTTCCCCACCCTGCTGTTCATACAGAGACGCTTTCCTCACCACATCTGCCCTCGAGTGTCTTGAGGGATCTGGCTCCTCTGGGCTGGGCTCTGTATTGTTGCTGCTAGCACAGATTAGGGGCTCCCCGCAGCCTGCTGGGAAGTCATATCGGTGCATTCGCAGCTGCCTCggtgcagggaggagaggaggaaaggataAATCTGAAATCTAGGCGGCTTAAGAAACTAGGTTAAACTGGGTGCCTTTTACCAGTTTATGTGGGTTtggaagtttggggttttttcccctctcccacaCCACGCTGTGCGAAGAGGAAGCTGCGGGATGAGCCCCGCAGACATTGAGAGCAGCCGGGCAGTTACTTGGGCGGCCTTGCCATCGAGGTATCTGACCTGAAAGACTTGATCCGCACCTGAAATCTGCTTCGGCCCCAGCTCCAGATTGTGCCTCGCTCTGCTCACCTGGTGGCACAATCTCCATGCAGGTGACGGTATCGGCTGTTCGTTGCAGCAGTAAGTAGAAGCTTCACGGCTGTCAGTAAAACGCTCTTTATGCAGACCCTCCTGCAGCCTCAGCGGTGGGTCCGTCTGTAGTTTCACAGGGCTCTTGGAATGGGATGGGGTCTGTAGCTCCTTTCTGCTGGTGGATTGCTTTGCCAGTGCGATGCAGTTGGAGCAGGGTTTCTGTTTGTGATTAAAGGCAGGAAATCCCATTTACACCTCTGGCAGGAATAGGTTTTCCATTGGGAAGGAAAATGCACTGGGAAGATAGAAATACCGGAACTAAACTCCTGGCTGTGGAAAAAGCATTGTATGTGCTTGTATCTCCGCTGCGTGTTGGATGTTAAGGCTTGTGCAGATGCCTTTTAAATGGATGTCTGCAAATGAAAAGTAAGCCTGTGCCTTTGTAATATCTTCCATCTGAAGATCTGCGAGTGCTTTGCAGGGAATCCAGCTACATCTCCCGGCGCCCACTGGGAGGCTGTCGCTGTTGTCCTCCTTTTCCATCATGCAAAGTAGCATCACCTGCATCGCCAGGCAGTCGGGGTGCGTCTCTGGAGTCTGGACCCCTGGCCTTGGAGAAACATATGGGGGTTTTAGCACCATTTGCTGGAGGGTGGTGGGTGAGTGGGGAGCGTTTATGCCTCTGGATGCCTGTCTGTCTGTAGCTTGAATGCTGTGCAGGTTTCCCTTGACCGCACCTTCCCAGACATCTGTCAGGACACTAATCAGACCCTGTTTAAACCGTGTCAAGGCTCCGAGGAAGTGCCCTGCAACAAGCCAGTTCCCGTGAGCCTCTCCGAGGATCCGTGCTGCCCGCTCCACCTCCGGTTGCCCCCGCAGATGTACGTACCCGAGCAGGTGCTGGCTGTCCCCGAGGAGCTGGAAGCCGCCCCCACGGACCTGTACTTGAGCGCTGCTGAGCTCCAGCCCACGGAGAGCTTGCCCCTGGAGTTCAGCGACGTAAGTTGTGCAGCGTGCTTTAGGCCGTGGTGTGCAAGCAGCGTGTCCTGCGGAAGAGCTTCCCCTCCGTATTGCTGGTTTCATTACACGCCATGAAGCCGCACGGAAACACTCGTGGAGCGGGCTGCAGTGCCGCAGACCCGGTGCTCTCGATGTGGAGCACGCGTGGACGTCATGTAAAGCACAGATAAcgtagaattatttttattcttgctgGCTTGGGGAAGGAGAGTCTCATTTAAATCCGCATTTAAGGGCTttttagaggattttttttccccctcctctcccatgAGGAATACATGAGGATTTTAATCCCCAGATTATTCTGATGTCCTGCATGCATGTTAAGCCTACATGCTTAAAATCCTCTGaaatttgtttaaacaaaaaaacccactcctCTGAACGAGGCATCACTTGCTTCAGTATTCGGATGCCCCTGAGATTCTTGAGCACTTGTATCAGGAGGCAAATCCTGTAACTGTCTTAGAGTTTGCAGATGGAGGAGGGATCGCTGGCAGCTGTGGAGTCCCAGGGatggcagcagccacagctgctgctgtggggtcAGGCTGGGCACCCCTGGGGTCGGGGAGCGCTCCCCCCTGCCTTCGGTGGGCGTTGGACCAGATCCCAGCCCTCCTTGCTGCGGGGCAGAGCCAGCGCTCTGAAAAAAGCCTTTGTGGgaggtggggttgttttttcaGGTCAGGAATGAAAAAACATAACTGTTTCTCTCCCCCCAGCCTGGTCCTTTGAGAAGGTCCCCCCACTCTGGTCAGGGTTTTGGGTGGTTCAGGCAGGAACCCGGGCACCTTGCTCCTGCCTCGTACCCCGAGCCGTGCGTGGATGTAACCGCAGGCACCCTGCGAGAGCCCTCCGTCCTCGGCTCGCAGGGGTTTGGAGCTACAGCAGCGTACGGCCGCGCAGGGCATCTGTGTTTTATCTCACGTCACGCTAGGCTGGTAGAGTGCCACTCGTGAGTCGCAGGCATCTCGCCTTGATGTCAAACACCCtccaaagccaaaacaaatCCCCTCCTCTAACAATAGCCTTGCAGGAATCCCAGCCTCTCGCGTCAGCGGGGTTATCCATGCGTGCAGCAGACGGCAGCGAGCAGGGCGGAGGCGTAAGCCGGAGACCGTCCGCTCCAACGCGTTGTGTCAGGGCACGCAGAGAGGGTTGTGTGAAATCCTGGGAGAGGGGTGACTGCTCCGGGTgtcctggggagggcaggatcGGACCCTTTCGCAGCCCTCCTGGATGCTTCTGGGGCAGCGCATCGTGCTGGGCTCCGGACCCTGTGCCCGACACCTTGTTGTCAGTGGGAATGCAGCACTGCCAGCCTGCATCACGCTGTTCCTGGAGGAGGCGGCCGTGGTAGTTGCGTTCCCAGCTGCCAAGGCTGCGGGTCCCGGTGGCACAGtgcctgccactgctgccttcctcctgtgCCTGTAAAGCAGTGGAGCTCTCTACCCTCGGGGGGGTAGCGGAGAAGGGTTGCGAGGATGGGTGCTTCTGTCTCCCACGGGGCTCTTCGGAACCCCCCCTGCTGATGAGGCCCTCCTGGTGTTTTCTCTCCTAGGACTTGGACGTGGTGGGTGACGGCATGCAGTGTCCCCCGTCCCCTCTGCTCTTTGATCCTTCTGTGGCCCTCGATCCATCCCTCAGAGACGTTGCCGAGGCCCCTATAGACATCCTGGCCCTGGAGGAGCCCTCCCACCCAGGCCTCCCTCCGCAGACAGCGCTGACGGACAGAGGGAGCTCCTCTGCCCACGTCTTCTCCCCGGCCGCCGAGCCTCTGGCCGAGCTGCCTGTACAGGTACAGCCGGGAGAGCGCACCGGGGGCTTCCAGCGGTACCACGGCTCCTGCTCCGGGCAAACCGCCGCCCCCGGGGCTCTGCAGTGACCCGGAGGATGTGTCTTCCCCGGGGGCAAGTCCCCATTTGCCCCCCGCCATGCAGCCAGGCCCTCGGGGGGTTGCTCTCCTGTGCAGCAGAGTTCAGACCTGTGCTATGCCCACGGTCTGGATGGTAGTAGGCGCATTGAGAGGGTGGGAGCCAGAGCCTGTCCCCCGGGGAGTGGCAGAGGACGGGCAGTCGCCTCTTCTCCGTGGGTGGCTCGGTGCCACCCTCTTCCTGTGCGTGGGACGGGTGTCGTGGGGGCTGTCTGGGATGCAGCGGGCATGTCTCGCAGGCTGGGGACCACCCGCTGTGGGATTTTAAGGGGAACTGTCGCCTTCTGGGCAAAGggctgctgctttctccttttgAGTCTCATTTTCACTTACAACTTGCTCTTCTGTCCCGCCCAGAGCCTGTGGCTTGCTCAGGGCTTGCCCACGGGGTGTCGTCTTTGGAGATGTCCTCAGACGCCCCGTCCTGCGTCCCCCATCACCCCGCCAACGCTGTCCCTGCAGCTGAGGAGTCCCCCCCGGTGCCTCTCCCCCAGCGGGAGCCGagtgttggggtggggggaccccagCCCTGGAGCacacccccccttccccaggcccTGAATGAAGACCACCGGTTTGCTGTAGCCGCTGGTTTCAAGCAGGAGCCCAGAGGAACCATCTCCCGGTCTGTTGGCGCTCCCGTCCCCGTGGAACGGCCAATTCGTGTGGGAGCGACAAGAAGCCGAGCTTGCCCTCGCCTCTGCCCGGGCAGGTCCCGCTGCAGCCAGGCCGTGCCTTTTCTGTCCCCAACAGAGTCACCTGCCGCCGGCGGCGTGTCGGCCAGGGCCCAGGGACGACAGGCGCCTGGAAGAAGCCGCCTCGTCCGCCCAGGCCCGCGGAGCGGCCGCAAACGGGAGCCTGGAGCCGGCATCCGTGAGCTGAGAGCGGCAGCTCGGAGCGTCTCTACCCTCTCTTGTGAATCCGGGTCGCGGCAGAGCCCGTCGCTGCGACACGTGTGGAAAACCTGCAGCGCCGGCGTCTTTGCCCAGCCCCGGGCCGAGCTGAAGCgccagctcctctgcctgcggCGTTCCTGGAGCACTGGGGGCTGAAACCCCAGAGCGGGGACCCTAGACCCTCCTTGCCCCGGCTCTGCCTCCCCTCGCTGCGGGGAGCCCTGTGGCGCTGCACTGGCCTGGGGGaaagccgggggggggggtggggaaggggtggggtgACTCCCCCTCTCATGGGGGTCGGGgtgctcctttccttttctgtggggAGTCATCTGTGCCTCTTGGGCCCCCACGGGGTGGCTCTGGGGTGTAATGTGAGGTTTTGGTCTGGGGAGGGAACCTCCTCCTGTGGGtacccccaccctccccaatAAAGCGATGGAGGTGGGTGCCAAGTGTCCGTGTGTCCtgtggctggggggtggggggaagggctGAAGGATGGAGCAGCTGGTGCTGtgcttgggggggggtgtcgggggtgCCGGACGCCCTCCCGGGAAGGGGGTGACCCCTCTGCTCCCAGATCTCCGGTGGGAGCCCCCCTATTTGGGTGGTGCTCCCTTGGGTGCTCGGGGGCTGCAGCGGGGTGGGGGCGCTCCGTGGGGTGCGGGGGCTCGGCCGCTCGGTGCCGTatcccggggcggggaggggggcggctgTGCCTGCACCGGGGGTACCGGCTCCCTCTCGGGCAGCtccgggggggtggggaagcacCGGGCCGGGGGAACGAGCCCGGCGCCGGGGCGGGcgtgcggcggcggcggcagcaccgGGACCTCCgccgccccgggacccccccgccgcccccgggcgcGGAttggcggcggcgggggcgcagGGCGGAGCCGGCCCGGTGGAGCCATGACatcaccgccgccgccgccgggccagccccggccccggccccggtcccggtcccggccatgccgccccgcgccgccgccgccccgccgtaGCCCCCGGTGAGTCCGGCCGCGCCGaggcgggggggcgggcggaGAGCGGCGGCGGAGgcaccgggcgggggggggggggttcccCGGGGAAGTCGGGCCGCAGCGTGGGGATACCGGCAGCCCCGCGGTGCGGCGGGGGTTCCCTGCTACCGCCGGGCACCGGAacgccccgcggggcggggggggccgggcggcggggccgggggtccTCCGGGGGAGGCGGCGCAGGGCGTCCCGGCCTGTCCCCCCTGCCCGTCCCCGGTGCCTCCCGGCTGCTCCCGGTATGTCCCCGGTGCCTCcggctgtccctgctcacgtCCCCGCCGTCCCCCGACTGTTGTCCCCAGAACATCCCATgtgcccccagcacaccccgCCTGCCCCCGGTCCGTCCCCGCTGTGTCCCCACCGACCCCCGGTACACCCAGGCTCTCCCCGCTGTGCCCCGGCTGCCCCTGGCGTGtcccagtacccccagtgcATCCTGGCTGTCCCTGGTGTGTCCCCCACTGTCCTCCATCCCACCCGCGGGTCCccactgtccctgtcccctgtcTGTCTCTGCTGTCACCGCTGCATCCTGGCTGTCCCCAGCGTCCCCACTGCATCCTGGCTGTCCCTGGcatgtccccagtgtccccactgCATCCTGGcatgtcccccgtgtccccactgCATCCTGGCTGTCCCTGGcatgtccccagtgtccccactgCATCTTGTCTGTCCCTGGTAggtcccccgtgtccccactgCATCCTGGCTGTCCCCAGCGTCCCCACTGCATCCTGGCTGTCCCTGGcatgtccccagtgtccccactgCATCTTGTCTGTCCCTGGTAggtcccccgtgtccccactgCATCCTGGCTGTCCCCAGCGTCCCCACTGCATCCTGGCTGTCTCTGGCatgtccccagtgtcctcaCTGCATCCTGGcatgtcccccgtgtccccactgCATCCTGGCTGTCCCTGGcatgtccccagtgtccccactgCATCCTGGCATGTCCCTGGCAAGTCCCAGCTGTCCTCGATGTGTCCCCGCTGCCCCAAGGCTGTTTCTCCAGCACATCCCATTTGTCCCCGGTGTATCCCGGCTGTCTCCAGGGTGTCCTCCCTGTCCCTGGGCTGTCCCCACTGTCCCCAGTGCACCCTGGCTGCACCAAGAGcagcccagcccctgcagcccagcagggtTGGGGGCACTCGGGGCTGTCACCCCACGTCCCCAGGCTCAGGGTGGGGACCCTGGTGTGGGGCAGGCCAAGGCCAGCCCGTCACGGCCGTGCTGTGGGACCGTGGCCCGTGTGCAGGGGGCTGTTCCCTGCCACCCTGGCGTGTCCACAGCCGCGTGGGTTGGGCACAGGCTGTGTCCTGCAGCGCCTGGGGTGGCCGGTGCAAGCGGTTGCTGTCCCTTGGCCCAGGGTGACCGGGGGGACCGCAGAGGGGGACATGGGCTCTGGGTGCCCCTGGGTCTGCTGGAgctgcatccccctccccacaggGACCCTCACGCTGCCCGCTGGGgccctgtgccaggggaggggaCGGCCGCACTGTCCATCCGTCGGGGCCCCCCGGCTGTCCCCTCCCCGTGGGGCCTGGGGGGGCCACGGGCTGCTCTTCCCCTCCAGACAGAGCCTCACTTCCCCCCGTGACGCAGCTGgagccgccggccccggggccgcttcctgtgctgggggcagtgtGAGGGGGGCCCACGCACCCACGGGCACCACGGGCCACCCCGGGGACCTGCCTGGGTCTGCTGCCAGCCCcgcgggctgcagggggacggggacagcaCGAGCGAAGTCTGGCCACGCGTGCCGGTGAGGGCGCACGGTGCTGCCGTGCATGGTGCCAGCGGGTCCCAGGGTGCGTGGCCAAGGTCACCCAACCCGTGGGGTTGGGGACAGCTGGCTTGGGGTTTggtggggacgtggggagcATCTCACAGCCCCTCTCTGGGTCCCTCCCTGCTGCGCTGAGCAGGGCTGTAAATACTGACGCTCTGGTTATTTTTGCCACTGCCATTGCGTTGGgtgggagaaggcagcagagtTTGCTCTGGGGCCGTCCGGTGGCCCCAGCGCTCCCACCCCTGGGGCATGTGGGGTCCCCAGCGGGCAACAGGGCTGTCACGAGTGCTGCATGTGCCCTGACCTCGCCTGCTTCCAGTGACCTCCCTCCCGGCCTCGCCAGCTCTGTCACCCCCAGAccctcctgctgtcccctctGGTCCCCCCTGCGCTGCTGGACCCCCCTGCCGGGTCACCAGGCGTTGCCCCCATGGGGTCTGGGTGAGCCGGGGCTGCATGAACCCCAACCCCTGCCCAGCTcgtggggtgcagggtgggggCCACGGCCTGGAGCCACGGCATGGCTTCATCCCTGGTGCCCTGGGGCCTCTCCGAAGGGTGCCCAGGCTCCTGGGGGTCTCTTCCCAaagggtgctgggtgccccaGGGGGGTCCCTCTCCGTGGGGTGCCCCGTACCCGGGGGGTGCCCGGTGCCACATGGGGATGCGCAGTCCTTCCTCTCCCGGGACTCCCGGTGTGCCGGTGCCGCCTCTCCCGGGGGTCCCCGGTGCCCCGGAGCCCGCGTACCGGCTCCCCGGTGCTCCCCGGCCGGGGCTGGCGCTGGCGGAGCCGCGcaccgggggcggcggcggccccggctcCTCCCCGGCCGCGGCGGGAAGGCGgagccgggccgccgccgcctcccaaCAATAGCGCGGCCGGGCCGGGTCGGGATGGAGCCGCCGTCGCCGCCGGGaccggccccggggccgcgcTGAGCGGGGAcgggcggccccgccgggaGCCCCGGGCGTGAGtgcgcggcgggggcgggagcgcggcggggggagccccggcCGGGGCCGCGCCCGGTGCTCGGGGCCGGTGCTCGGGGCCGGTGCTCGGGGCCGGTCCCGGTTCCGGCGCGCACGGGGCGAGCGGCGCGGGGAGGCACCGGtaccggcggcggggggagccccgggggaAGCGGGTGGGGGGGGCCGCCTGCACCCCGGGGGTCCTGTGCCCCGGGTGCTGCGGATTCCGGTGCCCCGAGGCCGGTGTCAGTCCCGGGGGTGCTGCACATCCCGGTGTCCCGGGGCTGGTGGTCCCTGTACCCGGGCCCAGGGTCCCTACACACCCCAGGAAGGGACGTGGGTAgctgggtggcaggaggggtccctgcagctctgggtgctggtggggtcAGGGCTTGGCCCCAGGGCTCCCCCGAGGCTCGGTGCCACCCCTCAGCCCTGTTGTACCCCACAGGTGACACCACGGAGGGACGGGGCTGAGGACGTCCTGAGTAAGGTAAGGGGGGGGTCCCGGCTGCCGTGGGCCGGGGGGACACCGGGCAGGGCCCAGCGGTGACCCCAGCCTGACGTGCGTCCCCCTGCAGCCAGCGATGTCGGAGAGCGTGGCCGAAGCGCCGGGAGAAGGGAGCCCTGCGGCGCTCGGCGAGACGGGCACCAGCCATGAGCTCCTGCAGCGGCTGCGGGAGCTGGAGGTACGGCGGGGGCCGGCAGCTGGGGCCACCGAGAGCCGGGACCACCGCGCAGCTGTGGCTGGTGCCACTGGGCAGCCATGGCCACCAGAAACTAGGGCCACCAGGGCAGCCGTGGCCATTGCCTTTGGGTAGCCGTGGCCATTGCCTTTCGGTGGCCACCGCCACCGTGCAGCCAGTGCTACCAGGCAGCCGTGCCGGTGCCACAGAGCCAGCAGCCCAGGTGCCACGGTGGGGGGCAGAACTTTCCTGCTTTCCATGGCCCTCATGTGCCACTGCTCCTGGGGCAGCCCAGTCCCTCCATGTGTGGCCCTGGGCCCCaccaggcagaggagggggccCCAGGTGCTATGGGGAGGGGTCCAGACGTCCGTGTCCCCTGAGCCATCCCCACTCTGACCCCAGGCGGAGAACTCGGCCCTGGCCCAGGCCAACGAGAACCAGCGGGAGACGTATGAGCGCTGCCTGGACGAGGTACTGGTGGGGCGAGGGGCATGCGGGGCACGTGTGCACACATGTGTGCCAGGGTGCGGGGCTGTGCTTGCCCTCACACCTCACCCAGGccccccctctgctccccaggtTGCCAACCACGTGGTGCAGGCGCTGCTCAACCAgaaggtgggtgtcaggggggctgtggggcatcGCGGGGGACTGGAGGAGGACGGGGAGGGTCCTGGCTGATGCTCCCCCTCCTGCTCTGGCCAGGACCTGCGTGAGGAGTGCATCAAGCTGAAGAAACGGGTGTTCGACCTGGAGCGCCAGAACCAGGCGCTGAGCGACCTCTTCCAGCAGAAGCTGCAGCTCTCGGCTGGATCCCTGCCCCAGGTACAGCTGGGGCTGGGTcggtgctggggggggtcaTAGGGCAAAGCCCCCCAGAAGCTTAACCTGGCATCTCCCTCCTATCCAGCTGCCACTGCACCCAGTGCCAGTGCCCCCGGACACCCCGGCCAGcccccagccaggctctgctgagcagccgccccccctgctgccccctgGATGCTGCATCCCCCCTCCGGAGGTAGGTACCGGTGTCTCTGAACgccccctgctccagtgtcCCCCTCTCCAGGATGTggcatccccctccccaagttCACGCTATTGCCTTTCCCAAGCCTGCGGTGTCCGCATGCCTGTGGTACCCTGCTTTCTAGGCCTGTGgggtccccccctcccccttccctgggtccatggtgtccccatccctgaaCCTGTGGCATCACCCTTTCCAAGCCTGACTGCCAACAGCGTCCCTGTCCCCGAGCCTGTGGCTTCCCCTTTTCTGGGTCCCTGGCAAACCCCCTCCGAGCCCCTCCGCCTGTGATGTCCCTGGCTCCAAACCCCTTTGCCcctgctgtccctgtccccaaccCTTTTGTGTCCCCCTCCCAAACCCCATCGTGTCCCTCTCCCCGTCCCCCTCCACCcgtggtgtccccagggtgtccccctctcccagccccagcagagcgCCATGGGGGTCAGCGCTGTGTTCCCGCGGGGTGACAGTGCCCGGTCCCCGCAGATGACCCCGTCGGTGCCGTCGGGCAGCCCCGGGCTaagccccggcacccc
The Phalacrocorax carbo chromosome 27, bPhaCar2.1, whole genome shotgun sequence genome window above contains:
- the KANSL2 gene encoding KAT8 regulatory NSL complex subunit 2 isoform X1; protein product: MLLLGSSGVGMNRIRIHVLPSSRGRLTPVPRPQEPLSCAFTHRQCSQPRLEGQEFCIKHILEDRSAPFKQCSYVSTKNGKRCPNAAPKPEKKDGVSFCAEHARRNTLALQAQMKKSNPGPVSETLLCQLSSYAKTELGSQTAESSRSEASRILDEDSWSDGEQDPITVDQTWRGDPDSEADSIDSDQEDPLKHAGVYTAEEVTLIMREKLIRLQSLYIDQFKRLQHLLKEKKRRYLHSRKGEHEAIGNSLLTGPEGLMAKERENLKRLKCLRRYRQRYGVEALLHRQLKERRMLATDGAAQQAHTTRSSQRCLAFVDDVRCSNQSLPMTRHCLMHICQDTNQTLFKPCQGSEEVPCNKPVPVSLSEDPCCPLHLRLPPQMYVPEQVLAVPEELEAAPTDLYLSAAELQPTESLPLEFSDDLDVVGDGMQCPPSPLLFDPSVALDPSLRDVAEAPIDILALEEPSHPGLPPQTALTDRGSSSAHVFSPAAEPLAELPVQSLWLAQGLPTGCRLWRCPQTPRPASPITPPTLSLQLRSPPRCLSPSGSRVLGWGDPSPGAHPPFPRP
- the KANSL2 gene encoding KAT8 regulatory NSL complex subunit 2 isoform X4 — encoded protein: MKKSNPGPVSETLLCQLSSYAKTELGSQTAESSRSEASRILDEDSWSDGEQDPITVDQTWRGDPDSEADSIDSDQEDPLKHAGVYTAEEVTLIMREKLIRLQSLYIDQFKRLQHLLKEKKRRYLHSRKGEHEAIGNSLLTGPEGLMAKERENLKRLKCLRRYRQRYGVEALLHRQLKERRMLATDGAAQQAHTTRSSQRCLAFVDDVRCSNQSLPMTRHCLMHICQDTNQTLFKPCQGSEEVPCNKPVPVSLSEDPCCPLHLRLPPQMYVPEQVLAVPEELEAAPTDLYLSAAELQPTESLPLEFSDDLDVVGDGMQCPPSPLLFDPSVALDPSLRDVAEAPIDILALEEPSHPGLPPQTALTDRGSSSAHVFSPAAEPLAELPVQSLWLAQGLPTGCRLWRCPQTPRPASPITPPTLSLQLRSPPRCLSPSGSRVLGWGDPSPGAHPPFPRP
- the KANSL2 gene encoding KAT8 regulatory NSL complex subunit 2 isoform X2 → MNRIRIHVLPSSRGRLTPVPRPQEPLSCAFTHRQCSQPRLEGQEFCIKHILEDRSAPFKQCSYVSTKNGKRCPNAAPKPEKKDGVSFCAEHARRNTLALQAQMKKSNPGPVSETLLCQLSSYAKTELGSQTAESSRSEASRILDEDSWSDGEQDPITVDQTWRGDPDSEADSIDSDQEDPLKHAGVYTAEEVTLIMREKLIRLQSLYIDQFKRLQHLLKEKKRRYLHSRKGEHEAIGNSLLTGPEGLMAKERENLKRLKCLRRYRQRYGVEALLHRQLKERRMLATDGAAQQAHTTRSSQRCLAFVDDVRCSNQSLPMTRHCLMHICQDTNQTLFKPCQGSEEVPCNKPVPVSLSEDPCCPLHLRLPPQMYVPEQVLAVPEELEAAPTDLYLSAAELQPTESLPLEFSDDLDVVGDGMQCPPSPLLFDPSVALDPSLRDVAEAPIDILALEEPSHPGLPPQTALTDRGSSSAHVFSPAAEPLAELPVQSLWLAQGLPTGCRLWRCPQTPRPASPITPPTLSLQLRSPPRCLSPSGSRVLGWGDPSPGAHPPFPRP
- the KANSL2 gene encoding KAT8 regulatory NSL complex subunit 2 isoform X3; this encodes MLLLGSSGVGMNRIRIHVLPSSRGRLTPVPRPQEPLSCAFTHRQCSQPRLEGQEFCIKHILEDRSAPFKQCSYVSTKNGKRCPNAAPKPEKKDGVSFCAEHARRNTLALQAQMKKSNPGPVSETLLCQLSSYAKTELGSQTAESSRSEASRILDEDSWSDGEQDPITVDQTWRGDPDSEADSIDSDQEDPLKHAGVYTAEEVTLIMREKLIRLQSLYIDQFKRLQHLLKEKKRRYLHSRKGEHEAIGNSLLTGPEGLMAKERENLKRLKCLRRYRQRYGVEALLHRQLKERRMLATDGAAQQAHTTRSSQRCLAFVDDVRCSNQSLPMTRHCLMHICQDTNQTLFKPCQGSEEVPCNKPVPVSLSEDPCCPLHLRLPPQMYVPEQVLAVPEELEAAPTDLYLSAAELQPTESLPLEFSDDLDVVGDGMQCPPSPLLFDPSVALDPSLRDVAEAPIDILALEEPSHPGLPPQTALTDRGSSSAHVFSPAAEPLAELPVQSHLPPAACRPGPRDDRRLEEAASSAQARGAAANGSLEPASVS